In the Anastrepha obliqua isolate idAnaObli1 chromosome 1, idAnaObli1_1.0, whole genome shotgun sequence genome, one interval contains:
- the LOC129235800 gene encoding protein transport protein SEC31, with protein MIYHLQSNSPSLRGVHLMCVTLALLVSSSIASGGSISSTHKNPSPQQQQQHLPKPQQQPQHQQSQSAELHQSMHQQNTNLQIRPHEQHERLTALPHLPTISSSNNDAANQEYAMKDVGVDEEMHDPYQYLNDLKVEPRLTAANSMPYTPSNQPLTHIPTMLTSFPYAPYNQFGNALSPPLATPRLVPFFSYPQPVLVPLPMYFAPTDLLYPGYTGTNSEIDESMSRAVGDQRAESSHFDSSPTSGSSTPTARNSQIFIMRFAPMPYMFMQGLGFSPAQPTLSALQPYTALPTFSPILNIPLNFMVNGKPTSIYQIGSTPNDFPNSVQFNNVNPFGIRPPATSSQQFSLAAANRPTATDIANSYSSHGSYGANTLPQPISNSLQQDSKMTLLKRPFFFNGRPDDIYTLPNNFNSLYSNSAYY; from the coding sequence ATGATTTACCATCTTCAAAGCAACTCTCCTTCCCTCAGGGGAGTCCACCTCATGTGTGTCACGCTGGCCTTGCTGGTTAGCTCATCGATTGCTTCTGGCGGCAGTATTTCATCGACGCACAAAAATCCATctccacaacaacagcaacaacatttgcCTAAACCACAGCAACAGCCACAGCATCAACAATCGCAGTCTGCCGAGCTTCATCAAAGTATGCATCAACAAAACACCAACTTACAAATACGCCCACACGAGCAACATGAACGCTTGACAGCGCTACCGCATTTACCAACAATATCAAGTAGCAACAATGATGCGGCCAATCAGGAGTACGCAATGAAAGATGTTGGCGTCGACGAGGAAATGCATGATCCGTATCAATATTTAAACGACTTGAAGGTTGAACCACGTTTGACTGCCGCAAATAGTATGCCTTATACGCCATCCAATCAACCGCTTACGCACATACCAACGATGCTGACCAGCTTTCCCTATGCACCGTATAATCAGTTTGGCAACGCTTTATCACCACCTTTGGCGACACCTCGGCTGGTGCCTTTCTTTAGCTATCCTCAGCCGGTTTTAGTACCGCTGCCTATGTACTTTGCGCCCACCGATTTACTTTATCCAGGTTACACGGGCACAAACAGTGAAATCGACGAATCTATGTCTCGCGCTGTTGGTGACCAAAGAGCAGAATCTTCTCATTTCGATTCCTCGCCAACTTCGGGGTCCAGTACACCAACGGCGCGCAACTCACAAATCTTTATTATGCGTTTTGCCCCAATGCCGTATATGTTTATGCAAGGCTTGGGATTTTCACCCGCTCAACCAACTCTTTCAGCCTTACAACCGTATACTGCATTGCCTACTTTTAGCCCGATTTTGAATATACCCTTGAATTTCATGGTGAATGGCAAACCGACAAGTATATATCAGATAGGCAGCACACCAAATGATTTTCCTAATTCCGTGCAGTTCAATAATGTGAATCCGTTTGGTATACGCCCTCCCGCAACGTCATCGCAACAATTTTCACTAGCTGCCGCTAACAGACCAACTGCCACAGATATTGCTAACAGTTATTCGTCACATGGATCGTATGGCGCGAACACTCTACCACAACCGATTTCAAATTCACTTCAACAAGACTCTAAAATGACGTTACTTAAACGACCGTTCTTCTTCAATGGAAGACCAGATGATATCTACACATTACCGAACAACTTTAATTCACTCTACTCGAATTcggcttattattaa